aaTATATTTCTATCTTTTATAGATTGATAATGCAAAAGAAATGGAAAAAACAGTTGGTATAGAAGAGAGATACAGAGATGCTGACAAAGATGATGACTTTGAGAGCCCTCCTCCAAAGAATGCTGCTACTAGGCATAAAAAGATAGCAAAAAGAAGGCGAGAAGATAAGAATGAAGGAATGCCAAAAAAGGTTGCGAAGAAAGCTAAAACAAGACAAAGCATTCAGAGTGCTACTGCGCAAAATGAGGAGAATGCTACTAAAGGTTCTGAGGAATTTGAATACATGTCACTAAGAGAATGGGTAAGTACGAAGCACAATTACATGTATAGTAGATTCAATTACATTTTAGTATTCTATACATTTTCCCTAACAACatctttattttgttttggtatGTTTCACTTTCTTATGTTTTGCTCAATTTGTTATTAAAAGGAAACTTAGGGTGCTAATGAGGATGGCTTTAGCTTTGACATGGTATTTAGGGGGCGAGACAACCAGTCCAACGTAGCTACTACTGAGAATCGTGACACATTAGTAGATGACAAGGTTTCTCCAATGATACTGACTGAGGAAGTGAACAATGCAATCGAAATAAAGGTAAATAAGGTTTGTTTTTGGTATTTAGTTTCTTAAAGTTCTACATGCTTCTTTTGGTATGTTTCAATTTCTTATGTTTTGCTCAATttgttattaaaaataaaactgaGGGTGCTAATGAGGATGACTTTAGCTTTGACACGGtattttggggggggggggggggcgagACAACTAGTCCGACGTAGCTGCTACTGAGAATCATGACATAATAGCAGATGACAAGGTTTCTCCAATGATACTGACTGAGGAAGTGAACAATGCAATCGAAATAAAGGTAAATAAGGTTTGTTTTTGGTATTTAGTTTCTTAAAGTTCTACATGCTTCTTTTGGTATGTTTCACTTTCTTATGTTTTGCTCAATTTGTTATTAAAAAGGAAACTGAGGGTGCTAATGAGGATGGCTTTAGCTTTGACACGGTATTTGGGGACGAGACAACCAGTCTGATGTAGCTGCTACTGAAAATCGTGAAACCGTTGTAGGAGCTGCCACTGAAGAGGGTGATGCACTTGAAAACAATGAAGAGACTGTAACAAGTGTAGAAGAAATAATGAAAAAGTTTTTCAATGAAGATGAGAAGGACGATAGAAGGTGTAGTCTAGATGACATCAATGATTGGGTGCAAATGATGGAACGAATTGCACTGGAAGATGGATATCTACCGCATAGcagtgatgatgaagatgaagagacAACCATGCAGTATTGGCGAAATAAATGCATGCTAAAGCAAGATATGATGGGATCAACAATCAATAGTTGTATCGTGAAAAATAAGTTCATTGCTAAGCTTTTTAATAAGAATGAGAAGCTGAAAAAGAAGTACAAGAAGTTGAAAGGGAAACTAAAGGTGAATGAAGGAGATATCTACTTGTTGAAGGATAAATTGAAGCTGAAAGATGGAAAAATCATCTCATTGGAGGAGGGACTAAAtgataaagaagaagagatcCGCTTGTGGAAAGACAATTCTTAAAACTTACGAGACTGCATCAAGGTGAAAGGGTGTGAATGTGGATGGTGACGGAGCTGTGAATGCTACTGTTATTGGCAGCAAGAAGTATGTTCAAACTGATACTATTGATAGTGCTACAAGTGCAGGTGCTACTGCGGCCAAGAATGGTGATGGAGCTGCTACTATTGTTCCCAGCAAGAAGTGTATTGAACCTGATACTACTCCGAAAATTGGATCTATGATAAAGAGGATCAAAGGAAGAACTGACTAGAAATAGAAGGAGATGCAAGGCTTTAAGGTGGAGAAAGTTGTGAAAGGAAGGAAAAAGTGCAAATGAAACTGCTACTATAGTTAAGAATGTGGTGGATTAGAATCCTCTATGAAAACAATGCTACTTCGGCACATATTTTGCGTTTAAAAAGAACTTGGGATCTTGTAGTTTGATATGACAGGTCGAAACACGCCGGctattatctactatattttGCGTTTTGAATTGTGAATTGAATACTTTCACTTGTTAATTCCAATGAGATTGGACTAGTGATGTTTAAAGCAGGTTGTGCTTTCGTAATGAAAAGCATGCACAATGTTGTAATCCTGATATCATGCTACTGACTTGTACTCTTCTAAACTTCTATTAAAGTGAGTTATTGAGTTGTAAAAATGTGTGATACTGAAGTTAAAAGGAACACAGACCACAAGTTCTCATAGaaccaaaacaataatctAAACACAAGGAAAGAGACACACAAAACACGCTACAAATGAAAACGTATTGATCATAACTGATGCAGCTTGTCGATGCACCAAGAAGACCCTGCCACTACACTAAACATGCACAAATCTAtgccaaaacaaaaacataattcattagaaacaaCAATGCTAGATAGTCGCTACTACATATTTCAATCTATGTTTTAAAACTTATTCTTGTGAAAATTTGGTATACGTAATATTTACGACAGCAAATCAATGTCATCTGCTACCGCCAAATccatgacaaaaaaaaattaggttcaTCATGGAacagaaaatagaaaaatctCAACAAGCTaaagaaagtaacattcaaATGTAATGTCATTTCATATCACTCGCCACAGCTACACGTCGTCTCTGCTACTGCTACTGCTCCTGAATGAATCTGCTACTGCTCAGATAACAAAAGTGCATGACCTGCTGTTGTGGTGACCATTTTCTTACAACGTTCGCATTGCATCGGTCTGGCCTCTTCCCCAAACGAACAAATCCTCCTTGTCCTTGGTCTTCCAGCTGGTACTCGAGTAATAGGTGGTTGCATAGTTGAATCACCAAAGCTGCTAGGATTCGGCTTATCAAGATCCGATAGAGGATATATAGGATGCTGATGTGCACTCTTGTAAAATTCTATCTTCcaataattttcaatgtaacCATATAGTATATGGTTTGCCTTATTCATAACTTGAATGGCATGAGAACACGGGAAGCAACGAAACTGCCATAGACCACATGAGCAAAACCTCTATGCCAAGTTAACCAAAATGTTGCTATCCTCTGTAGAAACCTCATAGATTTCATCAGTTGACTGACTTAGTTTCCAATGCCTCCCTATTTCAAACCTCTTTGACAACTTCTTCTCCATTTTGGGACACAAAACACTCTTCCAAGTAGCAGACTCAGCCCGCCTAGCTTGAAAATTTTCCATAACCCTCACACGGATGGATTCAAGCAACTAAGAGAGTGGCATGCATCTCTCATCTCTAATCATGCTATTAAAGCTCTCTGTCAGGGCATTGCTCATTTCACCATACCTCTTCTCAGGGAAGAAGGCAATAGCATAATTTTCAGGGAACAAATTGGTAAGAAAGGACTCACCCTGCTTAAGGCTTTGCCTTTTGAACTCCTCCATCCTTTCATTAAAGAGATCAATGGTGCGGGCATACGCACACTGTTGGAACAATAAGACAATTTGTTTCTTGAAAGTAGCACCAAAGGAACTTGGATACCTGCCGTTAAGGTTGTCTTTCAAATGCTTGATGCAGTAAGAGTGAGGCGTGCTTGGAAAAACTTGTTTCACAGCATCCAAAAAACCAATCCCGCGGTCTGACATGAACACAAAATGACAGTAGTCATCCGCCAATATAATAGCTAATTGTTAAACGAACCAGTTGtaattttctttgttctcAAAGTCGACAATAGCGAAAGCAAATGGAAAAACATTTGCAAAATAACAACCGAATATTGGATGAAACATAGGTAGAAAACATGATAAATGCTACTGCCATCAAATGCTATTGACACTGCTACTGAGCCCAGGCACAAAGTATATCTGACAATGCAtgcaaaaggaaaaaaggCTGCTACTATAAGGTAAAAGGAAATTATGATAACAAAGTCTGttacaatgaaaaaaaatatgatattGTAAGGTAGAGAATGTGCAATACAAAATTACACATTAAAAAAGGCCTGCTACTGTCAGGGTCACAAAACACAAGTAACATAAAATTTTTAAACCAATCTAAGACTACATAGAGACACAACAACTATTCAAATAAttatatcaaaattaaaagctTGACAATAAGTTTGCTTACCTTCGTTCCCTGTCTTTGCACAACCACTTAGTAGAACACCCTTATACTTGTTTTTAATAAAGGTACCATAAAGAAACAACATTGGCGGACAATACTTGAATCCCTTTATGCTAGCTGTATAAGATATGAACAATCATTGAAAACGACCTTCCTTAGAGTCAAGGATGCAATATGAACCTGGGTTTGTTCTCTTCAGTGTGTCGATATACCAAGGTAGTAGAGCATATCCAAGGGCCTCATTACCATTCAAAAGATGTTGAGCAGACTCCTTGCCTCTATAGGCCATGTAATAGGGAATCACCAATCTAAAATCATGCTTGAAGTGGCTTATAATTTCTTTCGGCTTAATCATAGGATCAGATTTCACTTTCTCAATAATTATTTTGGAAATTACTTTGGATCC
This is a stretch of genomic DNA from Argentina anserina chromosome 4, drPotAnse1.1, whole genome shotgun sequence. It encodes these proteins:
- the LOC126792223 gene encoding uncharacterized protein LOC126792223, whose protein sequence is MEKKLSKRFEIGRHWKLSQSTDEIYEVSTEDSNILFRCFPCSHAIQVMNKANHILYGYIENYWKIEFYKSAHQHPIYPLSDLDKPNPSSFGDSTMQPPITRVPAGRPRTRRICSFGEEARPMQCERCKKMVTTTAGHALLLSEQ